TCGACAGGGTGATGCTGAAGGTATCATTGATGCCCGGCTCGCCCTTGTCGCATGCGACGACATAAGCGGTGCCCGGAACACCATCAATCGAGACATTGTAGGTGATGTCCCGGCAATCGGAGTCGTTCGGGTCGGTCATGAATCCGGTGACAGCCGTGGACGTGACGTGCATGCCGGTGTCATGGTCGATGTAGTTGAGGTGACCCCAGAACTCGCCGCGGCGGATGCCGCCGCTGACGGCGAACGTGCCCTTCGCGCCCGACGGTGTGCCGACAATCCAGCCGCCGCCCGTCAGCTTGCCGCATTCACTCGGGGGCGGAGGCGGGCCGCCGACGCAGGAGATGTCAGCGTGGGACGAGCAAACCGGACCGCTCAGGCAGTTGGTCATCTGGATCTGCAGCGCCACAACCGTCATCTCCCCGCTGCTCCCGCTCACTGAACTGGTCTGTTGATTGATGATGATCTGGCCGTCAGGAATGGGCAGGATCTGGTTGGGCCGGCCGTTGACATTGATCTTCTGGCCGTTCACCACGAGGCCCTCGATATCCACGCTTGCGTTTACGCTGACGTGGCCGTTTTGTTTGCAGGTCGTGGTCGCCTCCGACGCGATGAAGTCCGCGTGAAGCGTGGTCATTGTTCCATCGGCAGCCATCATGACGAGGTCGAAGTTGTTGACCGCACAGGACGACTGCGCTTCCGGGCCGTCCCCGGTGCTGATCGCGTCTGCCGTGTCAAACGTCAGCGCGCCATTGTTGACATTCGTGTCCAGCACGGTGGACTCCAGGGTGCCGCCGGAGGCGGGAAGCGGTCCGGTGTCGCAAATCACAATCGGGCTCGGAAAATTGTGAATGTTGCCGAGATTCACAACCGTTGCCTGGCCGCTGTAACTGACGCTGCTGGGTGGCGTGGGTTGGCCGAGAATCAGACTCTGCGCCCTCAGCTCCTGGCCCAGGACCCCGCCGACAATGCCCGCCAGCACACCGATGCCGGCCAGCTTGAATAATCTTGATCCTGATATTTTCATACTGTCTCTTTCCGGTTTTATTTTTTGTTCATTGATTGCAGACCGCCTGCCGCACGATTGCCGCAAAC
This DNA window, taken from Candidatus Angelobacter sp., encodes the following:
- a CDS encoding choice-of-anchor P family protein; its protein translation is MKISGSRLFKLAGIGVLAGIVGGVLGQELRAQSLILGQPTPPSSVSYSGQATVVNLGNIHNFPSPIVICDTGPLPASGGTLESTVLDTNVNNGALTFDTADAISTGDGPEAQSSCAVNNFDLVMMAADGTMTTLHADFIASEATTTCKQNGHVSVNASVDIEGLVVNGQKINVNGRPNQILPIPDGQIIINQQTSSVSGSSGEMTVVALQIQMTNCLSGPVCSSHADISCVGGPPPPPSECGKLTGGGWIVGTPSGAKGTFAVSGGIRRGEFWGHLNYIDHDTGMHVTSTAVTGFMTDPNDSDCRDITYNVSIDGVPGTAYVVACDKGEPGINDTFSITLSNGYSARGDLGGAQPGGGNIQLHKCPPGWVK